In Mustela erminea isolate mMusErm1 chromosome 8, mMusErm1.Pri, whole genome shotgun sequence, a genomic segment contains:
- the LOC116597411 gene encoding delta-type opioid receptor-like has protein sequence MNLSSEHCNISDWLRMEATVKASVYTVAFFFATSVTVIIVTIVSQNSKLKKEARYILLCHHLLCISSYCGLGVVFQGMRALLANSPVLMCWVVFGVQLSVGEGILFTLALMAVNTYLAICWPLKSLAFVDSVKYRVLTGSWIIIIFKNVCLFLIEGTSPPQGAVLKSEPLCPVILNGSAARAIGMVFLFLLLSIILVSYSLIYQEGKRAGHFNRSNIKARKTVLIHLVQMGLHVIPTLIFIGLGKMCGLFFFVLNLVLFGVFAFAQCLNPLIYGLWNKELQSRLYRWMCCQLWCGHMMTNRETV, from the coding sequence ATGAACTTGTCTTCTGAGCACTGCAACATATCAGATTGGCTGAGGATGGAAGCAACGGTGAAGGCCTCTGTGTACACTGTTGCCTTCTTCTTTGCCACATCTGTCACTGTCATCATCGTCACAATAGTATCACAGAATTCGAAGCTGAAGAAAGAGGCCCGATACATCCTCCTGTGTCACCATTTGCTGTGCATCTCCTCCTACTGTGGCCTGGGGGTGGTATTCCAAGGGATGCGGGCTCTGCTGGCCAATAGTCCAGTGCTGATGTGCTGGGTGGTATTCGGGGTCCAGCTAAGTGTTGGAGAAGGGATCCTCTTCACCCTGGCCTTGATGGCTGTCAACACTTACCTGGCTATTTGCTGGCCTTTGAAATCTCTGGCCTTTGTAGATTCAGTTAAGTATAGGGTTCTAACTGGGTCTTGGATAATCATTATATTCAAGAATGTTTGCTTATTCCTCATAGAGGGTACTAGCCCTCCTCAGGGTGCTGTTTTAAAATCTGAACCCCTTTGCCCTGTGATCTTGAATGGCTCTGCTGCCAGAGCCATTGGcatggttttccttttccttcttttgtccaTCATTCTTGTAAGTTACTCTCTGATCTACCAAGAAGGGAAACGGGCTGGCCATTTTAATAGATCAAATATCAAAGCAAGGAAAACAGTCCTTATTCATTTAGTGCAGATGGGTTTACATGTGATACCAACCCTGATATTCATAGGTTTGGGAAAGATGTGtgggttgtttttctttgttttaaatctggTGCTTTTTGGAGTCTTTGCATTTGCCCAATGTCTTAACCCTCTGATCTATGGGCTCTGGAATAAAGAGCTGCAAAGCAGATTGTACCGTTGGATGTGCTGTCAGTTGTGGTGTGGTCACATGATGACCAACAGAGAGACAGTTTAA